AATCGGCCGGCATGTGGTTGGAGAGGGCATCCAGGATGACCCTCTTCGCCCCCCATTTATCAGCGCGATTGGCAAGCGTGAAGGAGGTGTCGAACGAGACGCCGGATACGCCCGACGGATTCCTGATGTCCGCGAGCAGGAAGGCGTCCATGGAGCCCACGACGGAGCTGTCCTGCGGAACCTTGCAATAGTTGATGAGAAAAACCCGGAAGTTGCGGTTACGGACCCGAATGACATTGTAATTCGAGAGCCGGGCGGTGATCGAAGCGGCCGGATCGGTCTCGAGCACGGCCCTCTCGCCGAAGAGTTCCTCAAACGCCTGCTTCCAGAGCTGCGGATGCGCGGGCACGCGCCAGTAAGAGGCGCCGTGGACAGTCGCCAGCGGTATGTGCCCGATCTCGAGCGGGTCCGCGCCGAGTGAAATCTCATCCGCAGGAAAGAGGGCACTGGAGAGACAGGCCTTGATGATGTTCACGTCGTGGGTCCCGGCGATCATCTCGCCCACGATGTTGCCGAACGAGGCCTCCTTCACGTGGTCCCTGTCGTGGGCGATCATGTCGGTGTTGAGGTCAAAGCCGAAGAGCAGCCTGCCTGCAAAATCGGAGGTGACGAATATCCCCTTGACGAAGATGTGGCCCGATCTGTCCACGATCGAGTTGCCCCTGCCGTCCGAATACAGGGGAGAGTACCTCGGCCTGAAGTGGAGCGCCTTACTCTTGATCTGGCCGAGGTATCGGAGAAATGCAGCGGTGGGCTTATGGAAAATGGTCCTGGAGCCCTTGATCGCCCGTCTCCCCCCGGCCTCGACGTCGAAACAGAGCCTGTGCGCCCTCCTGCCGTCCACGTTTATCCTCTTCCATCTCGGGACCGCCCTCCAGTCGCGGGAGAAGACCTCGACCTGCATGCCCTCGGCGAGCGCCGATGCGATCGCGAGCTTGAGGCCGTCGCCGAACTGACCCACGGGACCTGCCGCCCCCTCCGCTGAGCCGCCGTTCGGCTTGTCGCTGAAATCGATGCCGAGCTTTCTGTAGTCGAAGCCGCGGCCGTTGTCGGAGAAGGCCACCGCCTGGACAGCGTCGCCGGCCCTGACCATCGCGGCCCCCTTCCCGTACGCGTGCCACCTGCCGCCGATGAGATACTTTATGGCAATCTTCGTCCCGCCGCTGTCTCCCGGCAGGTGGTTCTGCAGGCCGTCGAGCACGATCCGGTCCGCGCCCCAGTTGTCCATGGAGCGCCTCTTCTTTATCGCCTCGAGCGTGATGGAGTGTTCGATGCGGACGGTCGCCGGGCCGTCATTCGGGGAGCCGTTTACGAGCCCGCCCAGTCCGCGCCGGCAAGACGGGGGGAGATAGCTGTCGGTCACACCCGCTGCCCTGCCGCCGACCCCAGGCGGATTGACAGGCCTGTGCATGCACCCGGGGTGCATGATCCCGGGCAGACCGGCCAGACCTGGACCTATCTTGAATACCAAGGCAGACCCCTCCTTCCCCCTTTATCGTCCACCCCCGGATCTTGTTGCCTGAAAAATGGGTTTTTTTTGGGCCCTCTGATTCCCCTTGAATGTCGCATAAAATCAAGGTATAGCCCCTTCCCCACGCAAGACGGAGCAAAATCGGACGGAGAAGGGCCACTGAGCGAAAGGGGCGGAGGTGACCATGAAGGGACTCGAGACCCTGATGATGCCGGCGTCGTTGCCCTCTGGATTCTCCGGCAGTTTTGCGAACCTCGCCTCGTTCTCCGGCGCGCTGCCGATCTCGCACTTCCAGATCGCGCGGATCGGCGTCGCCAAAATGGAGCCCACATACCCCCTCCCCCCGCTCCTGGCGATAGACGGGAGCGAAAGGCCCGAATACGCCCCCGGGCTGCTGCCGGAGCCGGACCTGCCGATCATGCCGGACGGATATGAGGCGGACTGGAACGTCATCCAGGACCTCATGGATCTGCCCCCATCAGCCGCCGTAACGCCGGATATGGACCCCATGGACCTCATACTCGCCAGGGACGCAGGCTGGTTCGATTTCGGCTCGCTCAGGGAGATCATGGAATCGAGCGATCTGCCTCCGCTCGCGCACACTTTCTTTTCAAACGCCTTCAGCGTAAGGGCCGACGCCGTCCTCGCCCCTTCCGCCGCCATCGGCGAACAGGCGCCTCAAACAAAGATGGATTTCCTGCAATACGCAGGCAGCCGCTTCCTCGAAGGGGTCCTGCTCTCGAGGGCCGGGCGCCTCGAAGATCAGGAAAAGATCGAGGCCTGCCTCGTCCAGTCGGCCATGGCCTTTGCCATGTCCGATCGCTTCTCTGCGGCGGCCATGCTCCTCGAGCACGCGGCCCTCATACAGGCCCGCGAGTGCCGCCGCTGCGTGGGGACGAGGATCGAGCAGGGGAAGATGTGGCTTGCGGAGCTCAGTCGAAACGACGACCGCTCGTTCGAGACCGTCTATCAGAGGGCGCTCAACTCCGCCCAATACGACCACCCGGGCGCGGGGCTTCTGGAGCGGATATTCGAGGCCGCGACCGCCTTCTGTATGGAGAGCGGCGACCGCGCAGAGGCGGCAAGGGGTTTTGTCCGCACCGCCTGGGCGCGCCTCATGAAGCTCGACGCGCCGGGGGCCGCCCCCTCGCTCTCCCCTGACGACTGGTTCAGGACCTCCGTGGACCTGCAGAGCGCCGCAACATTCTTCGGCCACGCCGGCCTGGATTTCCACGCATCGATGGCGAAGGAGCTCTCCGAGGCGGCCTCCGATCTCGAGGAGATTGCCAGAAACGGTACGGACGAAACGATCGAGATCGTCCCCTCCTCAACAACCGGAAGGCCCGACGACCCCACGATCAGCTTCAGGAGATCTCGCCGGACAGGCACGGAGGGCAAAGAGGGCTCAGCCTGATAGAGCACGCCTCCCGGCAGGACAGCCCTCTCTTGTTCGGATCAAAAACCGCAGAGATCAACTGCCGATAAAGCGGATGACCGTCCCGAGGCGGGCCGGGATGAAATCCTCCCCATACTCACGGGCGAAGGCGCCGCGCGCCCCCTCTCCTGTGCAGTGGCACGGCGCCACTTTTTTTACCCCAAGGCGACGGAAGGCCCGGACGACCTCCTCTATCTCTTCCCCTGTCGCGTCCTTGAGATGAAATCCGCCGACCACCAGGGCGATGCCTCCGCCGCCGTGCTGCGACGCCTGTTCAACGATCTTTGCGATGCCGGGGTGGGCGCAGCCCGTCACAACTACCAGCCCTGCCGGCGTCTTCACGACGAGGGCCTGCTCCCTGATCGCGACCCCCATCTCCCCCGTCGTTTCGAATCGCTCCGCGACCGCAGCCGGCGCAGAGGCCTCCCTCAGCACGCCGCCGCCCGCGCTCACCGAATCCTTGAGCTCCGGGGGAAACGATGCGAGCAGGTGGACCGGCACGCCCTTCCGTGCCGCCAGAAACTTCTTCAATCCGCCTGTGTGGTCCCAATGGGAATGGGATATCACCACGGCGTCGATGACGGAGGGATCGATGCCGAGATGCTTCATGTTGCGCAGAAGGATGTCGCCGTCCGCGCCGGTGTCGAACAGGACCCTCCTGCCCGCATAGTCGACGACGCAGGCGAACCCCCAGTCGGCCCGCAGAGCCGCG
This genomic interval from Pseudomonadota bacterium contains the following:
- a CDS encoding MBL fold metallo-hydrolase, with amino-acid sequence MQARQAGGSPGVITIVYDNNRPEDAALRADWGFACVVDYAGRRVLFDTGADGDILLRNMKHLGIDPSVIDAVVISHSHWDHTGGLKKFLAARKGVPVHLLASFPPELKDSVSAGGGVLREASAPAAVAERFETTGEMGVAIREQALVVKTPAGLVVVTGCAHPGIAKIVEQASQHGGGGIALVVGGFHLKDATGEEIEEVVRAFRRLGVKKVAPCHCTGEGARGAFAREYGEDFIPARLGTVIRFIGS